The stretch of DNA GGTTTGCGAAAAGTGTAAGCTTTTTTCCTTTATGGTGTCGGCCCAATTAGATATTTTGTTCGAATAATTTGTGGATTAATCAATTAGGGTTTTGTAGATTGGAGATTTGTGATCGTTTATTGTGTTTGCCAATATTCGTGCAGGTGAGCAGAAGCTTTCGAAGGTAATAGTGCCGGACAAATGGAAAGAAGGGGCACGGAACACCACTGAAGGTTCTGGCCGTAAGATCAACGAGAACAAGCTGCTCTCCAAGAAAACAGGTTACATTCTCATTTATTGCTTACTTGTTACTGATTTTCCTGTATAATTTTAACGTgctatgattttttaaaatctaaatttaataaatcacagcatttaatattttgtatttGCGGTGGTGCGTGCGTGAGCGAGTGAGGGGTCTTAGACTCTTAGTTTCGAGTGTTCAACCGGGTTGACGAGTTCAATTTGCCACTAAAATTGGAAACCTTCACAATGTATATCTTTAAAGTTTGATTGTTCCTAAAACATTGCAAATCTCACGTTACTTTGAATTCCGTGTGTTGAATTTCTGATAGATTGTCTTTCATTGCTTTTGGTTCGTGTGTTTCGTATTTATTCTAGGAAAATTGTAGATGAATAAGCATTGAccaataattttaatattatgcCTTTTTGTTGGTGATAAATGTGGATCAATCAAAGCTTACCTTCTTGAAAAAATGCTGTTTGTTGCACGTTGTGAAATTGAGATGCAAATAAATGCTAAGATTTATCTCTTATTATTCTATTTTTTCTACTACATCCTTCGCCTTCTTCAATTGTCTGAAGAAAGTTGTGTTCTTTGACAGTTCTTCTCTTACAAATCTACAATTTGCAAGTTCTGTTGGCTTTCAATATGAAAATATGTGGTTCCTATGAGATTTGATCAATGCCTCCTAGGTGTGGATGCTTGGGCTGCTGAGTTATTTTTTACATTTCTAGCTGCTGCTTGCACACTCCAAATTTAATACCACAGGGTGATTTAGTCTATTTTCTAGAGTTTGTTAAACCTATGTTTTTCTAGGAAAATCAGGCGCggaaattgaatctcatttgtgTGTAGGTGTTCATATACTCCGGTAGGTTTATCCCTGTTCTAAATTTTAGTAAACTGGGTCTATTGCAGATGGGCACCTTATGGACAAACCAAGTGTATTATATGTAAGCAGCAAGTACATCAAGAGGGCAAATACTGCCATACCTGTGCTTACAGCAAAGGTGCGACATATTTTTGTTTCCTGGAGATACTTGTTTGGAAAGCATATATGAGATACATATTTATTGTGTGTAATGCAGGAGTATGTGCAATGTGTGGAAAGCAAGTGCTTGATACGAAGTTATACAAACAAAGCAACGTATAAGTGATGCAATTTTCAGTTTGTCTCAAAGACTTGAACTAAATGTAAGAGATGATTGTATTCTGTGTGTTACTTTCTTCTGCTGGAGAACTTTGGTAACATGGAATACCACTTTGATAGTTGCTTCGATCTGCATTTCTTACCCAAAATTGCGCTTTAACTGAAATTTGCTTCTGTGCCCATTTTCCTCCaagttattattaatatttaaatgctTAACCATCGAGGATTATAATAATCTCTTCCCAAACATGGATTCAGGCTTTCCATACTGTAACATGGATTCTCAGCAAAGCCTAATAGTCAACTTTTgaaaatggcaaaaacttgtgtgagacggctcacatattgtattttgtgagacgaatctcttatttgagtcatccatgaaaaaatattaatttttatgttatgaacattactttttattatgaatatagcTAAGCTTGACCCGTCTTaccgataaagattcgtgagaccgtcttacaagagacctaCGTTTTGAAAATAACGACTTTCGCCACCTTTTTGACCTTGGTATATGTAATATTACTAATAATTTGAAGCAATATTTTGGAaatgaataataataactttTTACAGGTGGTGGCCGGGGTAGCTAACAAAGAGATCGGAGATCACCCCTCAAAttacaattaaaaaataaaacaaaaacctcACCATTTATAGGGAATCATTCTCTTTGTAACATTTCTTATAATATTGACACGGATTTTCTCTCCATGCATGGATGCTTCAAGTTGAGTGGATCTCATTTCAATCGAGTGTATATGAAACCAACGATAAAAATATGAATACGTAGCTCACATAATTGACATGAAAGTTATTCGCACTCGACTCAATCTCTCCCGTAGGTAAGTCTAGGCGTCTAGCTTTACCCAATTGTTTGTGAGCCGGTCGGATCCATTGAAAATAACAGTCTTTCAACTCTTTGCAGTCGTTTATCCGATCCCTTCCTTGAGAATCATGtacaattaataattttattcagAATTCAAGACAACCTTTTCAATGTTCTTTCAGACCGATGCTTACTCCACAAGGAAAAAATCGATGTTTTGCGACTGTCATATATTTCATATATAGCATCATTACAGACATAAATAATAAGCCCCAACACTTATTGATAAGTCATATTACATGCGTTATGAAGTTTTTAATAACCTACTTTACTACTTGCTTGATGCATAATCTACTAATCAACAAACAAATGTAAAGATTTTCTTACAATTTGAAGACAGCCTAGCATCTTGATGTGCAATGAAAGTTTATTGATGTCGCGACCTGATCTTTCGATCCACCAGCCACAGAAATCTAGATGTTGTTTCTACAAATTCAATAGGCGACTTCCGTCATGTACCACTTATCTTGAAGGTTCAAGAGGTGTCTCTCAAGACCCGCACAAACACGATTGCACGATGAACTTTTATAACAATTATTTTGTATTCGTCTTTGttttacaaaaataattaacCTAAATTGGTATGAAAGTCAATTATAACctcttcaaaattattttagACTTTCATTTTTAACTGACAATAATATAACAATCATTACATATGTGATGTAGATATCCAATGTTGTTGCGTTTAGATAAAAACATTTCATTTGAACAGTGACCCGTCTCCAACTCGGATCATTATACTAGCTTGTCAAATTCTTTATATATTGTGGAATATGGAAATGATTGAACAATCCATAATGCGTaaggaaataaataaattaaattaatggatgtaagataaataaaataaaatgaataaaatgtttgaaccaGCCCTAAtgtatattttgtatttttagcCGAGTAAcatttacattttgtttaattttttaatatatatgttaAGTTAGATTAATGCGAAATTGCAAGTTGGGACTATATTTATGCTATATATCTTTCAAGTGTTGACCACatattatatgtatatgatttttccataaaaaaaatgGATGTGACTTTTTTGGATACGTGTCCTGAAAACTGATGTATAatgtaaaatattcatttgTATTTATAGAaaactattttaattaatatgatttGGTCTCACTCCTACTCTACATGGCTCGACCGAATATATTATATAGTCGTACAATGTTGATTTCAATATCTAATCTATCTGTAGTACTGTTCGATTTTAATTTCGTtaacaaaattttgaatttacagAAGTATCTATGTCTTTGTTGAAAATGCTTTCTTCCCTTTAACCCTTCCGATTAGATTACGAAATCGATCCATATAAACTCTAAATTGTTCATTCGCATGTCAAGTTAtcgtttttaaacaaaaacttcAGTTAATTAATATATTCCACAACAAAAATACTTGTAAATAGACGGGGAAGATCATATGTCAATAAGATGAAAtgacattttttttaatatgagGTCTTTGGGATAAAGTTTAGATGAAAATCACGAGAGTTTATTTTCAAAGTAGAAAATATCATAACATTGTGGATATATATGACTTTCATGATATGACACGAATCATTCACACTAATTCAAAGGATGACTCTGTCTCTCACAATTATATACATCGTGTATATATATTcaataaaacaaatttatttacacattttttaattttatgccttgtaaaaaatatatattcgaaattatatttttgagacATATCTTTCATTCTATTTTGACTTTGCatatatttttctaaaatataaCATCAGAGGAGCCGTTTGCCACCATTATTTAACAAATCTAACAAAATAGACTAGGAACATATCAATGAATAAAGtctcatttttaaatttttatacaaACGATCAAGCCATCAGCATGCATATTCTACGAAGCCaaaccaacaaaaaaaaaaaaaatcaactcgTGAGAAGTTTCTTGTTAGTTTCTTGATGGTATTCTCTCTTACATATAACTTTTAAAAAGCCCCTAGCTACTTGAAAGGACTAAGAAAAAGATTGTtattaaaacaattttttttaaaaaaatattataacatatTTACTTGTCTTAGTAAACTTCAGTCTCATTCACTACGACGACGCAGTCtcgaaaaatatataattatacgCAATTTGTACGTACATAGACTCGTCGATTCACTTGGATCAATAGCCAAACTTTTTTGTAATGAAAACTTAAATTTGTTTTCATTTTACGTTTTGTTATGTTCAAGTCACGTTGATCAAGATAATGTGTGATGATTAAGATTTCACATAGCAGTAACAAAAATAAAACCTACGATTTAATCAGAAGAATgtgttatttaaataaataaataaaatttaaattcttaaggggttcaaatattatttattgcCCTAGTTTTATATATAATGTTTCCAATCATTCAAGTTTCATGCCTCTAGTTAAATTTGtatgtatttaattaaataataagttTTCATCATCTGATCTCAGTGTACATGACGTATGATAAGACATTAAtttctttaaaataatataaaaccaaGTGTAGTCTGTGTCACGTTTTAGCATCTTAAGATTTtggaacattttttttttagtttggtaacttttttttttgtcatattataaataaattcacGATTTTAATTAgggtatttaaatttttttcaccAGAATACTGATGTGGTGTCTGAAAAATTCTTACGTGACACCAGAAAATAGTGACATATAAGATGTTACATCAAACTTCCATGAGAAatgactaaaaataaaaataaaaattaatgcatgttaatcaattaaaatcataaattgatcgatacaaattaaatgaaaaatattgcATCTTCCTCAATATATCTGACATTCACAGGAATTTATCTATTAAAAGAGTGTAAATTCCAGCGGTCACATCATGGAATTTTCTAGATGTGAGGTGGAACGAGTCCTTACAATCAGATCACTTATCTTTTGCTACTCATTACAAGAGCCGATGTCATTAATGTGTATATACAAGTAATTTAAAAATGACGAAATTGATGAAAAATTATcaatcaaaacatttttttaggTTCATTTTcaacccacaaaattgtggtactgtgtcatacaaaatgtggtatacATCATGTGAAAATGTTGTACTAAAAACTTACCCAGggattataaaaattatttgctCATTTCttagattttaaaatataaattttattttagttatctatatatatatatatatgattatttgaattttgtttaaaatattattttggtattatagaattttatttttgtatacaatataattatatttgattatgtgtatgttgtttagattttaaatttaataaataaatttattatcatcattattattattattattattattattattattattattattattcacaaTTATGTGATATAACTGTTTTTTGGACAGATCTATCGAAAAATCGGTTCAATCATCTATCCGAATATGAAAACATTGCTATATATACATAATCTCAAAACTTATACGTACTAACCATTTAGTTTAAAAGatgaaattatataaaataataaaagaaaatagCCTCATTTACCATATTATAAACATAATAATAGCTAACGGTATGTTTACTTATAAATAACTAATATTAATTCCATAAGGGTTATTATTATTGCATAAATAAGAAATGTTTGTGCCATGATGAGTTGTAAATCGATTTAATACACACAAAAAACTACCCACTAAATTGATAcaattaatgattttttataataataataaataaatgtataTATAAAAGTCTAACggataatattaataaatttttagtGTTTTTTAATACTTTTGTGCATAATTTTATAGAATCGAGTTTTGTGGCGTCTAATTAAATACAGATAGTTACGAACCTCAACAGCCTCCTAAAAATGATTATGGAGTTGAAGGTAGCTGGCAAGTAAACTTTAGAGAGCTATGATTTCACAGAGATGGCGGCTCGCCTCCATTTTCTTAATCCTTACAAACCTTTTGGCGTTTGCCGCAGCGCAGTTTTCTTGCATAAAGAACGGCAATTACAGCAGTTTTAGCACGTACAAGGATAATATGGACACACTCTTATCCTCCCTTCCTACAAACGTCGATATTCATGGATTCTACAACGCCTCCGAAGGGCAGAGCCCGGATATAGTCTATGCAGCAGTGCTGTGTAGAGGGGACGTACAGCCTGAAGAATGTCGTACTTGTATCCGAAACGCCGCTACTGAATTAGTAAAATCGTGTCCAAATTACAAGCAAGCCGTTCACTGGAATGAACTCTGCATGCTACGGTACTCTAATGAATCTATGTTCGGGATAATGAAGATGTATCCATCGTGGTACCGGTGGGGTCTAAAGGACGCCTCCAGTCCTGTCCAGTATATGGCGGACGTTAGCAGGCTACTGGACAAGCTTCGTGGGCAAGCTGCTAATGGTGGTTCTCTGAGGAAAGTAGCTGCTGGGAATAGTAGCTCTGCAGATTTTCAGATTATTTTTTCGTTGGTTCAGTGTACCCCTGACATGTCTCCGGAGAATTGCAGTAGTTGTTTAATTGAGGCCGCTGCGGATATCCCAACATATTGCAACATTTCCATAAGGTGTAGAGTACTATCGCCGAGCTGCAATCTTCGTTATCATCAATTACCATTTTACAACGAAACCAGGCTTCGTGAGTTACAGGAGCTTGCAACGCTGCCACCACAACtgtcaccaccaccaccaccacctcaaCAGCCGGTATCACCACAACCACCACCACCACAACAGCCGGTATCACCACCAGGTCCGCTGCAGCCGCCGCCACCACCATCACCACCACCGCCACCACCAGGATTGCCACAGCAGCCGGCACCGCCAGGTAAGAGATGATAATTATATGTATTTACTGTTGGACCTTTATAATACTAAATCAAACCTCTTGAATTATATTGATAATTTCTTTGTCTAATTTTTTGATCTTTTGTTCTCTCATTTCTACCAAGCGCGTAAATATATTTCGCaggattattattattttttagtttttcagattattattattgtaaataaatcttaaaatatatttttaaaaaatcttaaaataaccaTGCAATAACTCACATAATCCATTATATAATATGGTCGTTctattttatcaaataattttCAAAACTCATGTTATGATTCTCCTAATAGATAACTAAAACTTAATCAATGAAATAAAAGTATAATTTGGTATGATTTTTTAAGCAAAATAAAAAGAGATACTCCTTGAATGATTATCCACCAATATTGCTAtagttattatcataataaatatttgaaagtaTAATTGGAATAGGAAAATAATTCTATTCAGTTATGATTTTGCagggaaaaaaaataatattactgTGATCATCGCTTCTGTTTCAGTTGGTGTGGGTTTAATAGTGGCTGCATTAGCTATTATCCTGCTGATAAAGAGAGCTAAAAAGAAGCCAAAAGAAGAACTTGAACGTATGTTATTAGGGTAATGCTACGTGTACATAATGGGTTACATAGAGACTTAcatgtaattattaaataattattaaattacaatTAAACCCTCATCCTAAATTGATAGACTACACATTCCATTCATTATTTCTTCTCCTATCAataatattaaattgttttttttaatgcaaGTCCTGAGATttatcatataatttttttttttaaaaaaatatattttgataaatattatatttttcaatatttaataaatcatataaaaaattaatagtaatgatttttaaaattaaaaaaattaatgattgtaactacaataataaattattatattgcCAAAATTAGAATTAGACAAACGAAACAATCTACGATCTCTTTTACGAATCTACATTTAAAACAAACGAAACAACAAATTGGAAGAAAAAAACTAAGCTTAATTTACAGTAATAAAGATGTAAAATAAAGAGAATAGATGGTCGTCTCGATAAGCAATAGAATATTTCTATGATCTCGATTTTTTCTTCGTCTTTACTGCATATGGATTTGGAAGCGAGGGTTGGGAGAGGAGAAGAAAGATACGGTCAATCGATTTGGAGTGAGGGCTGAGATAGgagaaaaaataattaatagaaTAGGTAGTCTATCAATTTAGGGTGAGGGTTTTAtttgtaatttaataattaattaataattacatgTAAGCCTCTATGTAACCCATTATGTACACATAGCATTTTCCATGTTATTATCGCATCTTTAATTTAACCAACGTAATTTTCATGCTTTAGCAGCAATTTCACTAAAACTTCATCTCTTAATTTGAAGCTGCACAGCCTGCACGCGACATTAACGTAGTCGAATCTCTACAATATGATTTTTCCGGAATCAAAGCTGCTACCAATGATTTCTCAGTTTCTACCGAGTTGGGGCAAGGTGGATTTGGGGTCATTTATAAGGTAATCTACTATATCGGTTTTATTTAAAACTTTTTGTACCCTGTTACATCGATATGAAATATTTGTGATAACAAATAGAGCAGGACTGACTTATGGTAATATTTATAAGGGAAAACTTACAAATGGACAAGATATTGCGGTAAAAAGACTATCCCTGGATTCTAGGCAAGGTGACGCGGAATTCAAGAATGAAGTCTTATTGGTGGCCAAGCTACAACACAAGAATCTTGTAAGACTCTTGGGTTTTTCCATTGAAGGGAAGGAAAGGCTTCTCGTCTATGAATTCGTCAAGAATAGAAGCcttgacaaatttatatttggTAATATTTCGATGTTCTTTTCAGTTCACGGTCCACTATTTGTTGCTTGCATATTCTTTAGATTTAGACATGTACTTGAGTATGCTGCAGACCCTATCAGACACAATGATTTGGATTGGGAGACCCGTTACAAGATCATATGTGGGATTTCAAAGGGACTTCAATATTTGCACGAAGAATCTCGACTCAAAATAATTCATCGTGATCTCAAAGCTAGCAATGTACTTTTAGATGGAGATATGAACCCCAAAATTGCAGATTTCGGCATGGCAAGGTTATTTGATGTCAATGAAACTCAAGCCAATACCAACAAAATTGTTGGAACTTAGTAAGTTTTCTTTCAGTAGCAGTGGGAAGAGCCAGCCCCAAGTGTCATTGAATGGATTTTGGCATGAGCAACTTGTCTTGATCGAAATGTGGAGCTTACACTGCTACAAGTTCTACAAGatttaagttgcataattaTCGTAACATTAAAGTTTTTGGGAAACTTTTTCTCCATTAAAATTACataaatttcattttaaaaaaaaattagaaatgatCTTCTTCCCAGTCCTGTATGGTGATTTTATTTACTATATGGAGACTGCATGATTAAGCTTTGTAACTTTTCCTTTCTTCAACTACTAACAACTTGATTATTATGTAGTGGATATATGTCACCAGAATATGCAATGCACGGACAGTTCTCTGCTAAGTCTGATGTATTTAGCTTCGGTGTGCTGATACTAGAAATTATCAGCGGTAAGCAAAATAGATCATATAAAAATGGGGAGGATGTGGAAGACCTCTTAAGTCTGGTAAGCAACATGAATTCGTTATGTCTGTTAAAAGTTGAAACCTGGAAAGCCAAAATCCTGTCTAGTAcgctaataaaaatataatttggtatgcttaaaaaatttatttgttaaATACTAATAAATAATTCCAAgttttatcattattttttacccaatcaaaaaatcattatttttttatcatttggtttgattttttatttaaatctgGCTAATCAAGACCTACCTTGATTGGGTCGGACCTGGTTTTAAACAAGGCTAATTCCAAGTGAACCCGAACGGGTTAGACACTTGGAtcttataaattttatatttattcattatttttttaaactcGGTTTATTTGTATGACCGGACCTTTTAGCCTGGTTCATGGACACCCCCTATGTATCAAATGTGTGTGTCTTGTTGACGTGTTAACTGAAACCAATTACGAACTTGATGATGTTGGTGAatgctgtttttttttttatttataaagaGACTATATATTTCATAGGTATGGAAACATTGGCGCCAAGGAACGGCAGAGGATATCATCAATCCAGTACTGTTGAGGGTTGGTTCAAATACCCTACGTGGTATTTTAAGATGCATTCACATCGGTTTGCTATGCGTGCAAGACAATCCTAGTGATAGACCAGCAATGGGTTCAGTTGTTTTTATGCTTGGTAGCTCCATAATGTCTCTGCCAGCACCTTTCGAGCCAACACATTCTACGACCCGTGGCTATAACTCGAGAATTCCGAACTTCCGTGGGTATGGTTTAAATGAATTTGATTCAAGTGGATCATCAGCCTTTAAAAGGTCGTCAAATCAATCTATGGAATCATTAAAAACCGACATGTCAATGACTGCTTTTCATCCGAGGTGATTTTTAAGAATATGGTTGAAGTTCTTGGTGTGTGATGTCTCCTGTTTAACTGTCATAAGTTGTGAAGTGTAAAATGTTTGAACGTCGATCACTATATATCAATTGCTCTAGCTTGCTTACGTGCTTAGAAGCTTGTTGAACAAGTGTTTTGCTCAATAAAGTCGAGCAATTTTGTTCGTTCCTATCTATGTCTAGTACTGCTGTAAATGCCTAATTCTCCGTTTTTTTCAGTTCTTTTTTGAAACTGATATAATG from Primulina eburnea isolate SZY01 chromosome 6, ASM2296580v1, whole genome shotgun sequence encodes:
- the LOC140833573 gene encoding uncharacterized protein, which gives rise to MVCEKCEQKLSKVIVPDKWKEGARNTTEGSGRKINENKLLSKKTVNWVYCRWAPYGQTKCIICKQQVHQEGKYCHTCAYSKGVCAMCGKQVLDTKLYKQSNV
- the LOC140834791 gene encoding cysteine-rich receptor-like protein kinase 15 isoform X1; the encoded protein is MISQRWRLASIFLILTNLLAFAAAQFSCIKNGNYSSFSTYKDNMDTLLSSLPTNVDIHGFYNASEGQSPDIVYAAVLCRGDVQPEECRTCIRNAATELVKSCPNYKQAVHWNELCMLRYSNESMFGIMKMYPSWYRWGLKDASSPVQYMADVSRLLDKLRGQAANGGSLRKVAAGNSSSADFQIIFSLVQCTPDMSPENCSSCLIEAAADIPTYCNISIRCRVLSPSCNLRYHQLPFYNETRLRELQELATLPPQLSPPPPPPQQPVSPQPPPPQQPVSPPGPLQPPPPPSPPPPPPGLPQQPAPPGKKNNITVIIASVSVGVGLIVAALAIILLIKRAKKKPKEELEPAQPARDINVVESLQYDFSGIKAATNDFSVSTELGQGGFGVIYKGKLTNGQDIAVKRLSLDSRQGDAEFKNEVLLVAKLQHKNLVRLLGFSIEGKERLLVYEFVKNRSLDKFIFGNISMFFSVHGPLFVACIFFRFRHVLEYAADPIRHNDLDWETRYKIICGISKGLQYLHEESRLKIIHRDLKASNVLLDGDMNPKIADFGMARLFDVNETQANTNKIVGTYGYMSPEYAMHGQFSAKSDVFSFGVLILEIISGKQNRSYKNGEDVEDLLSLVWKHWRQGTAEDIINPVLLRVGSNTLRGILRCIHIGLLCVQDNPSDRPAMGSVVFMLGSSIMSLPAPFEPTHSTTRGYNSRIPNFRGYGLNEFDSSGSSAFKRSSNQSMESLKTDMSMTAFHPR
- the LOC140834791 gene encoding cysteine-rich receptor-like protein kinase 15 isoform X2, with the protein product MISQRWRLASIFLILTNLLAFAAAQFSCIKNGNYSSFSTYKDNMDTLLSSLPTNVDIHGFYNASEGQSPDIVYAAVLCRGDVQPEECRTCIRNAATELVKSCPNYKQAVHWNELCMLRYSNESMFGIMKMYPSWYRWGLKDASSPVQYMADVSRLLDKLRGQAANGGSLRKVAAGNSSSADFQIIFSLVQCTPDMSPENCSSCLIEAAADIPTYCNISIRCRVLSPSCNLRYHQLPFYNETRLRELQELATLPPQLSPPPPPPQQPVSPQPPPPQQPVSPPGPLQPPPPPSPPPPPPGLPQQPAPPGKKNNITVIIASVSVGVGLIVAALAIILLIKRAKKKPKEELEPAQPARDINVVESLQYDFSGIKAATNDFSVSTELGQGGFGVIYKGKLTNGQDIAVKRLSLDSRQGDAEFKNEVLLVAKLQHKNLVRLLGFSIEGKERLLVYEFVKNRSLDKFIFDPIRHNDLDWETRYKIICGISKGLQYLHEESRLKIIHRDLKASNVLLDGDMNPKIADFGMARLFDVNETQANTNKIVGTYGYMSPEYAMHGQFSAKSDVFSFGVLILEIISGKQNRSYKNGEDVEDLLSLVWKHWRQGTAEDIINPVLLRVGSNTLRGILRCIHIGLLCVQDNPSDRPAMGSVVFMLGSSIMSLPAPFEPTHSTTRGYNSRIPNFRGYGLNEFDSSGSSAFKRSSNQSMESLKTDMSMTAFHPR